The Magnolia sinica isolate HGM2019 chromosome 10, MsV1, whole genome shotgun sequence genome includes a window with the following:
- the LOC131258107 gene encoding disease resistance RPP8-like protein 3, producing the protein MAIAESVVELLLQKLVDQLIQEAIFLRGVRDQVEWLEAEFRRMRCFLKDADSKQEGDGRVKNWVQDVKDVAYDAEDVIDTFVFKIANLRRRGFVGRIRRYAFIFNELITLHKVGSQIERIKNKIRTISESRSTYGIENISQGAGSSSQDWRLTSPLAQEPDFVGFEKDLETLVAQLMEGKPRHCVISVVGMGGLGKTTLTKKIYNNTRVEKHFHSRAWISISQEYAVRDLLQNIINCYMVLSEEELKKMNIFQLRHKISEYLQEKRYLIVLDDIWTNEAWDDLKDAFPDMNNGSRVMFTTRNKDVALHADAQSLPYELRFLETDESWELFCKKTFPGQDIGCPQELEKSGREIVEKCHGLPLAIVVIGGLLSRKEPREWENVRKSISWQFVKGQPQISRILSLSYRDLPYHLKPCFLYLGVFPEDYKFRAKKLIQLWVAEGLLQRRGDETLEEVGEDCLKELIQRSMIQLANRSSSGGIKSCCIHDLLRDLSISEAKEEKFLQIQHENVDALSTSMARRLAIHHNALSEYTSLKSSTPCLRSVLIYTQVVDRLERKQEMFLYRGFKLLRVLDLNKVAIQKLPNEIGALIHLRYLGCTRSRLERLPSSIGNLQNLQTLIVTTYNKILNIPSQIEKMQQLRHFQLKSPSEVGAYQEVIGVIEGHPRLDRISNLQTLSCVKAGEWMHGCLGKLTNLRKLGICLDNEGAYAEVFYEFIVKFYCLQSLRVEGKQFPSNFPFPRFPMLSKLRLKGKLEKLPEFTEFPKNLTKLTLLFSELKQDPLATLETLKNLRVLKLRDSSFFGVEMACTAQGFPRLESFQLRRLHELEKWRVEEGAMPSLLHLHINGCLNLEKLPEGLQHITTLKKLEVWNMPDEFKERLQQDRGEDWHKIHHIPFINIRDTETTFKALAPPVLV; encoded by the coding sequence aTGGCCATTGCTGAATCTGTTGTCGAGCTCCTTCTCCAAAAACTTGTTGACCAGCTCATTCAAGAAGCCATTTTCTTACGTGGGGTTCGTGATCAAGTCGAATGGCTCGAGGCAGAATTTAGGAGGATGCGATGCTTCTTGAAAGATGCAGATTCCAAACAAGAGGGAGATGGAAGAGTGAAGAACTGGGTACAGGACGTGAAAGATGTTGCGTATGATGCTGAGGACGTCATCGACACCTTTGTCTTCAAGATAGCAAACTTGAGACGAAGAGGATTTGTAGGCCGCATTAGAAGGTATGCTTTCATCTTCAATGAGTTGATAACTCTCCATAAGGTGGGCTCGCAGATTGAGCGGATAAAGAACAAAATCCGTACAATTTCCGAAAGTAGGTCAACTTATGGAATTGAAAATATAAGCCAGGGAGCAGGGTCTAGCTCCCAAGACTGGAGGCTTACATCTCCTCTTGCTCAAGAACCAGATTTTGTTGGCTTTGAGAAAGATTTGGAGACATTGGTGGCCCAGTTGATGGAAGGCAAGCCGCGCCATTGTGTTATTTCTGTAGTTGGAATGGGTGGTCTCGGTAAGACCACTCTTACCAAGAAAATTTATAACAACACCCGTGTTGAGAAACATTTTCACTCTCGCGCATGGATTTCCATATCGCAAGAGTATGCTGTGAGAGATCTTCTGCAAAACATCATAAATTGCTATATGGTTCTCTCAGAAGAGGAGCTGAAGAAGATGAACATCTTTCAGCTGAGGCATAAAATTTCAGAGTATTTGCAAGAGAAGAGATACTTGATTGTATTAGATGATATATGGACAAACGAAGCTTGGGATGATCTGAAGGATGCTTTCCCGGATATGAATAATGGAAGTAGGGTCATGTTCACCACGCGCAACAAAGATGTAGCTTTACATGCAGATGCACAAAGCCTGCCATACGAATTACGATTTTTAGAAACAGATGAGAGCTGGGAACTCTTTTGTAAGAAAACATTCCCTGGACAAGATATTGGTTGCCCTCAGGAATTGGAGAAGTCCGGTAGAGAGATTGTGGAAAAATGCCATGGTCTACCTCTTGCGATTGTAGTCATCGGAGGGCTCTTATCAAGGAAAGAACCAAGGGAGTGGGAAAATGTACGAAAGAGCATTAGTTGGCAATTTGTCAAAGGACAACCCCAAATCTCTAGAATATTATCTTTAAGTTACAGAGATCTTCCCTATCACTTGAAACCATGTTTTCTCTACTTGGGCGTTTTTCCAGAAGACTATAAGTTCCGTGCTAAGAAACTAATTCAATTGTGGGTCGCAGAAGGGTTACTGCAGAGGAGAGGGGATGAAACACTAGAAGAAGTGGGTGAAGATTGTCTGAAAGAGTTGATTCAACGAAGTATGATTCAACTTGCTAACAGAAGTTCAAGTGGGGGTATTAAAAGTTGCTGTATTCATGATCTTTTGCGGGATCTTTCCATATCAGAAGCAAAGGAAGAAAAGTTTCTCCAAATTCAGCATGAGAATGTGGATGCTCTATCGACATCTATGGCCCGTCGACTTGCAATTCACCATAATGCCTTAAGTGAGTACACTTCCTTAAAATCTTCCACTCCATGCCTTCGATCTGTGTTGATCTACACCCAAGTTGTTGATAGGCTCGAAAGGAAACAAGAGATGTTTCTTTACAGAGGCTTTAAATTGCTCAGGGTGTTAGATTTAAATAAGGTAGCAATACAAAAGCTACCGAATGAGATAGGTGCACTGATCCACTTGAGGTACCTCGGGTGTACCAGGAGTCGATTAGAAAGGCTTCCATCATCGATAGGAAATCTTCAAAATTTGCAAACACTAATTGTAACAACTTATAACAAAATTCTCAACATACCGAGCCAGATAGAGAAGATGCAACAGTTAAGACATTTCCAACTGAAGAGCCCATCTGAAGTGGGGGCTTACCAGGAAGTTATAGGGGTGATAGAAGGGCATCCACGACTGGACCGGATTAGTAACCTCCAAACTCTATCATGTGTAAAGGCTGGTGAATGGAtgcatggttgcttgggaaagctcACCAATCTTAGAAAACTAGGTATATGTTTAGATAATGAAGGAGCCTATGCTGAGGTATTTTATGAATTCATTGTCAAGTTCTACTGCCTGCAGTCCTTGCGTGTGGAGGGAAAGCAATTCCCATCGAATTTCCCTTTTCCACGTTTTCCCATGTTAAGTAAGTTGCGTTTGAAAGGAAAGTTAGAGAAGCTACCTGAGTTTACTGAATTCCCAAAAAACCTCACCAAGCTCACCTTGTTGTTCTCTGAATTAAAGCAAGACCCACTGGCGACATTGGAGACACTGAAAAACCTTCGCGTTCTCAAGCTACGCGACTCTTCATTCTTTGGAGTGGAGATGGCTTGTACTGCACAAGGGTTTCCTCGACTCGAATCCTTTCAACTTCGAAGGTTACATGAATTAGAGAAGTGGAGAGTAGAGGAAGGAGCTATGCCAAGTCTTTTACATTTACATATCAATGGATGCCTTAATTTGGAGAAGCTTCCAGAAGGACTGCAACACATTACTACTCTCAAGAAATTGGAGGTGTGGAACATGccggatgaattcaaagaaaGGCTCCAACAAGACAGGGGAGAGGATTGGCATAAGATTCATCACATACCTTTCATCAACATAAGAGATACAGAGACAACATTCAAAGCACTTGCACCTCCTGTCCTTGTGTGA
- the LOC131217410 gene encoding putative pentatricopeptide repeat-containing protein At5g40405: MYAKCGRIDQAILVFNTMHEKDVLAWTAVILGLAMHGDGKSALTHFSLMQREGIQPNRLTYIGVLNGCSHSGLVQEGQQHFSEMTSLYNIEPEVEHYGCMVDLLGRAGYLEEADELVQNMPMEPNAVIWGSLLGASRVYNNVNFAEKAAKHLLVLEPHKDVVYVLLYNVYASSRRWANAAQIRGMMEEMGIKKIAGCTSIVVDGQIHEFTTGDRSHSQFEEIQLMISEMAKQLKLAGHEPGTLEISLDIDEEEKEDALFNHSEKMVIAFGIMRLGANLPIHVLKNLRVCRDCHSAIKLIAKI, encoded by the coding sequence ATGTATGCAAAGTGTGGGAGGATAGATCAAGCCATATTGGTCTTTAATACAATGCATGAGAAGGATGTGTTAGCTTGGACTGCAGTGATTTTAGGCCTGGCAATGCATGGCGATGGAAAATCCGCTCTCACTCACTTTTCGTTGATGCAAAGGGAAGGGATTCAGCCTAACAGATTGACATATATTGGTGTTCTCAATGGCTGCAGCCATTCGGGCCTCGTTCAAGAAGGTCAGCAGCATTTCAGTGAGATGACATCTTTGTACAACATAGAGCCTGAGGTTGAGCACTATGGATGCATGGTTGATCTTCTCGGCCGTGCTGGTTACTTAGAGGAAGCAGATGAGCTCGTCCAAAACATGCCGATGGAACCAAATGCTGTTATATGGGGGTCATTGTTAGGCGCTAGTAGAGTTTATAACAATGTCAATTTTGCTGAAAAGGCAGCAAAGCATCTTCTTGTTCTAGAGCCTCATAAGGATGTTGTATATGTACTCTTATACAATGTATATGCGAGTTCTAGAAGATGGGCCAATGCCGCTCAGATCAGGGGCATGATGGAAGAGATGGGGATAAAAAAGATAGCTGGGTGTACTTCCATTGTGGTGGATGGGCAAATACATGAATTCACTACAGGCGATAGATCGCATTCTCAATTTGAGGAAATCCAATTGATGATCAGTGAAATGGCAAAGCAACTGAAGTTGGCAGGACATGAGCCAGGCACGTTGGAAATCTCACTGGATATCGATGAGGAGGAAAAGGAAGATGCTTTGTTTAATCACAGCGAAAAGATGGTTATTGCTTTTGGGATTATGAGATTAGGGGCCAATCTACCTATTCATGTACTTAAGAACCTGCGAGTGTGCAGAGATTGCCACTCTGCAATCAAGTTAATTGCTAAGATATAG